The genomic segment ACGGGCGGAGTCCCGTGGCGAGACCTACGACAACGCCTTCGACGAGCTCGCCGCGTCGGGCGCCGACGTGCACGGCGAGGCGGCTTTCGTCGAGGCGCTCCGCCCACGCTCGGTCCTCGACGCCGGCTGCGGTACGGGGCGCGTCGCCGTCGAGCTCGTCCGGCGGGGGATCGAGGCGGTCGGCGTCGACCTCGACCCGGCGATGCTCGCGGTCGCCCGCCGCAAGGCTCCCGACCTGCAGTGGGTGGAGGCGGACCTCGAGACGGTCGACCTCGGGCGGCGCTTCGACGTCGTCGTCGCTGCGGGCAACGTGTTCATCTTCCTCACTCCCGGGAGGGAGGCGGCGGTTACGGCCAACCTCGCGCGCCATCTCGAGCCCGGTGGCCTGCTCGTCGCGGGCTTCCAGCTGGACGAGGACGGCCTGACC from the Egibacteraceae bacterium genome contains:
- a CDS encoding class I SAM-dependent methyltransferase encodes the protein MEDQPANRWLATRAESRGETYDNAFDELAASGADVHGEAAFVEALRPRSVLDAGCGTGRVAVELVRRGIEAVGVDLDPAMLAVARRKAPDLQWVEADLETVDLGRRFDVVVAAGNVFIFLTPGREAAVTANLARHLEPGGLLVAGFQLDEDGLTLADYDAFCAAAGLDLLARFATWDREPYEGGDYAVSVSGRRG